Proteins encoded in a region of the Scyliorhinus canicula chromosome 2, sScyCan1.1, whole genome shotgun sequence genome:
- the LOC119962427 gene encoding gamma-crystallin S-1, whose amino-acid sequence MGKIIFYEDRNFQGRHYECSSDCADLSPYFSRCNSIRVESDWWVAYEKPNYMGYQYVLTRGEYPDYQRWMGFNECIRSCRSYPHYRGGSYKMRIYERPDFGGQMMEFMEDCPSVYDRFRYRDIHSCQVMDGYWIFYEHPNYRGRQYFMRPGEYRRYSDWGGYNSTIGSFRRMRDF is encoded by the exons ATGGGCAAG ATTATCTTTTACGAGGATAGGAACTTCCAGGGTCGGCACTATGAGTGCAGCAGTGACTGTGCTGACCTGTCCCCTTACTTCAGCCGCTGTAACTCCATCCGTGTTGAGAGTGACTGGTGGGTGGCCTATGAGAAACCCAATTACATGGGATACCAGTATGTTCTGACCAGGGGAGAATATCCTGACTACCAGCGCTGGATGGGATTCAATGAATGTATCAGGTCATGTCGCTCCTACCCACAC TACAGGGGTGGCTCCTATAAAATGAGGATTTATGAGAGGCCCGACTTTGGAGGACAGATGATGGAATTTATGGAGGACTGTCCATCTGTCTACGATCGTTTCCGTTACCGTGACATCCACTCCTGCCAAGTGATGGACGGTTACTGGATCTTCTATGAACATCCCAACTACAGAGGCCGACAGTACTTCATGAGACCCGGTGAATACAGGAGATACAGTGACTGGGGCGGCTACAACTCAACTATCGGATCTTTCAGACGCATGAGGGATTTCTAA